A single window of Salmo trutta unplaced genomic scaffold, fSalTru1.1, whole genome shotgun sequence DNA harbors:
- the LOC115186407 gene encoding zinc finger protein 135-like, translating to MQRKHTGEKPYSCDQCGKTFPSRNSIKIHQRIHTGEKSYSCGQCGKSFDTSSHLIVHQRTHTGEKPYSCDECGKSFTHRSSLISHQRIHTGEKPYSCDECGKSFTHRSSLISHQRTHTGEKPFSCDQCGKSFTQLINLITHQRTHTGEKPYSCDECGKTFTHSTSLKLHQRPHTGEKPFSCDQCGKSFTHRSSLISHQRIHTGEKLYICDECGKRFTCLRNLTLHQRTHTGEKPYSCTRCGKFFLKSNHLTIHQRRHTGEKSYSCTQCGKSFVQSGELKIHQRRHTGEKSYSCTRCGKSFVQSGELKIHQRTHTGEKPYSCGQCGKRFGQSGHLTSHQRTHTGEKSYSCDQCWKSFTTFSHLTSHQRTHTGEKPYRCGQCNKRYSDKRHLIKHQKIHEGVVS from the exons cctttccatcaaggaaca gcattaaaattcatcagagaatccacacaggagagaaatcttatagctgtggtcaatgtgggaagagttttgatacatctagccatcttattgtacaccaaagaacacacacaggagagaaaccttatagctgtgatgaatgtgggaagagttttactcatcgaagcagcctgatatcacaccagaggatacacacaggagagaaaccttatagctgtgatgaatgtgggaagagttttactcatcgaagcagcctgatatcacaccagagaacacacacaggagagaaaccttttagctgtgatcaatgtgggaagagttttactcagctaatcaacctgataacacaccagagaacacacacaggagagaaaccatatagctgtgatgaatgtgggaagacttttactcattcaaccagcctgaaATTACACCAGAGaccacacacaggagagaaaccttttagctgtgatcaatgtgggaagagttttactcatcgaagcagcctgatatcacaccagagaatacacacaggagagaaactataTATCTGTGATgagtgtgggaagagatttacttGCTTGCGCAATCTGActcttcaccagagaacacacacaggagagaaaccctatagctgtactcgatgtgggaagttttttttaaaatctaacCATCTGACGATACACcaaagaagacacacaggagagaaatcctatagctgtactcaatgtgggaagagttttgttcaatctggcgaactgaagatacaccagagaagacacacaggagagaaatcttatagctgtactcgatgtggcaagagttttgttcaatctggcgaactgaagatacaccagagaacacacacaggagagaaaccttatagctgtggtcaatgtgggaagcgttttggtcaatctggccatctgacatcacaccagagaacacacacaggagagaaatcttatagctgtgatcaatgttggaagagttttactactttTAGCCATCTGAcatcacaccaaagaacacacaccgGAGAAAAACCTTATAGGTGTGGTCAATGTAACAAGAGATACTCcgataaaagacatctgatcaaacatcagaaaatacatgaaggagttgtttcatga